gtgtgtccgggagtgtggcctaagcCAGCACTCcgatgagtctatctctctctttcccatgtgaaaagacacttctacccctttgttttaaggaagagagagatagagtgctggcgtaggccacactcccgtacagaaaactgcttccctttattttattacaaGGGATCGTCAATCTTGGACATAATTGTTTAAAGCTGGCGATATTGGTCTATTTAGGACCATAGGGGTATCTTAATTGGTGCTCAAATATTGTAGAAAGGTGATCCCATCATATGTTCAAGTGGTAAATTTCAATCATTTAGAACAGGAGATGACctttaaaatggattttttttttatgaggatAATGATTTATAGCAAGAGCCTTTTCTGTTGCTGCAGTGGTTATTTCACTGAAGGACAGCCCAGATGGGACCATTTGGAGACCAACATTACCTCTTGCATTGCAAGAGCTGTGAATTGCTTCTGGACTGAAGATCTTCAAGACTGGTGGAATATTTCCAGTTTGGGGATTACAATTCCTTGACTGAAGCAGAACTTAGAAGTTAATTTTGGTTATTCATGTGAATCATTATATATTCCTTAATAtccattagtttcacatagcaGTGAGCACTTGATGCTCTAAACTTAATacatgataaaataaaattgaaaataagctgtggaaaaaaaaaatatagaagaacAGGGATGAGGTTTCTGAAATTAAACTTTGGCCCAGTTAATTGCTCTCTTTCCTTGTGAGTAGCTACGGTTGAATTCTTTTTCATAGTCTTTCACCTTCACCTTTCTGAACAACCTGGGCCTAACCTCATCGATCAACGCATCTGCTGGTTCGATCTCTTTCACAATTTCTAGTAGGTAGAACATGGCCAAAGAGATTCTTTCCCTATCAGGATTTGTTAACACCCTATGCATTGAGCTCTTGAATATTCCATTGCTCATTATCTGCATGAATCAGTTCCAAAATTTCCACAAATATCTCAAGTACCTGAATTAAGTTTGTAAGAGAAAAAAGGGCAAGTGCTCTGGCTGATGTATCAACCTGGAAATATCCTTGTTGAAATCATAAATGAAGGCTGCCTCCCAAGCTGATGTGTACAAtattataagaaagaaaagggacaGGAAAATATACCTCTGTTTGATCTGCTACATTGATAAGTAGAGCATAAGGGACGATGGGAACTTTGATCCATTGGCCATCTTTTAGGACTTGCAGTCCTTCCACTTCTGGGTCTTGCAAGACGATAGTAATTAAGCCTCCATCAGTATGAGGTCTGATCCCATAAACAAGATCGGGCTTCGAACAAGGAGGGTAGTAGTTAAACCTTGCATAAATTCTGTACTGATCACCAAGCTGGTTCACAAAGTAATTCTCTTCTAGACCCAACACCCTTGCCATCGCCTTGATAGTGGCCTGGGCTACCAAACTTGTCTTCATGCTATATTCATGCAAGATTTCTCTGCAATTGTCATGGTTAAAGATGGAGTAAGTATAAGGCTTATAATCCTTTCTTCAATTAAGGGAATATATGTAACATCTCattgttaggattttttttttcaaatttggaaAGTATCTTTCCACCTTGAACTAAACCTTCATCCAACCAttctttttgtgtttctttaCTGATGGACATCATTTTCTGTATCTCTTTGAAAGCAATAAATCTAAGCAGACAATATGAGCACTTATTACAGAATGGAGGCCCAGGGGAAACTCTACTCTAAAGAAGGACACCAACAGTGCTACTGCAATCCTTGTGGATTCCTCTATTCCAGCTTAGTCATTCTGCCTCTATTACCCGATCTACTCCCCAAGGAGAGAGATCCAAAGAAAGCCCAGAGAATCAGAGATAGAGCTGCTAATCAGGCATATATTCTTGGTCTAGAACCCCAACAACACATCATGGTCGACGATGCCCTCTCGATGACCAGTTGCTGAGAACCAAGCTCCAGAGCTCCCCTGTAGGACATAGAGACGAGGCTCAAGAAAGCCATGGCAGCTGAACCTGAGCTGCCCTAAGTATCCTACTGACTCCTGATGGATTCCTTGGTGTTACAGTTGGGTAAGCCATACATCAAACATTAACCATGCATTTAGCAATATGAGATGCGCTAATGAAAGCACCTGAAGCGAACAGGATTGTCGGGCCAATAGCGGAGTTTCCTCTGGTTTTCTGGTCGGACTAAGAGGTAGAGTCGATCAGACCAGTTAAGAACCTGATCGTCTGAAACAACACTATCAGCCCCATACGATTCAAGGCTGCCATCAACTCCAGCGTACTTCAGTTTCTCTTCCGTCGGAAGATCAAAGAACCCTTTTGCAACGTTGCGCAAGTCATCAAGGAGAGAGCTTGGAATCCCATGTCCAATTGCCtgaaatttcataaacaaatcTAGTGGGGCCTTTTTATTTCTATAATAACTAAAAGAACTTTTATATCTGTAAGAGAAGGAGAGTAGACGAAACACTTCAAATTAAAACAGTGTTAATGAGTACCTGGAAGAAACCCCAAGAACGGAGTGCAGATCCAAGCTTCTCCATCTCTGCTTCTTTTTCATTTGCGGGTGTTGAAGGAGAGGATAGGAGTTGGAGATCTACAGTTGggattgaagaagagaaagaaggattgCCATCGATGATTTCGTTGTGATCAGAGTCTCTGATGATGTATCTCGGCGGTGGTTCACTGCCGTTGACTACGGCAAGTTCCTGTACGGGCTTTCCCAGCTGTGACGACATGTTGGGAACTCTACCAAATTGAGTAAATGATCATTGCCGAAATTAGATGATGGAGAAACATCCTCCCCCAAACAATCAAGCAGGGAATACTGACAAGGATTTATGAATTGACAAACATGAACCAACCATCCCACAAATTTCAAGTCAATCCaaagaaaataaggagagaATCCTAATTAATAAAATCAGAGATTCAAAATCTGGAAAATTATATCTTCCGATTttctgcccggcccagttcccaagttcctctaatagggggtggtagacctcacccgggcagagtgtttgggtagggatagggtggtcattccagtccccccttgttagaggaactagggaattGGGCCGGGCAgagaactggaggtgataaagatccgagGAGATCCTTGATGCGGTAAAAATATTAGATCTTAACAAGTGACGTATTATGAGAAGATGAGAATAGAAGATAAATATGTACTTTTTTCCATATGAATGTATTTCAATTTAATACAATGTATTCTATATTGGGATGTAACTTATTGCTATACGTTTTATGGACTTGAAGTACCATATCACCGCTTACTACAAATTTTTATATTAGTATAGATACAAGAAAAATTGGGAAAGACCATATATTACAGTGTCATATCACCACTTACAattttaatccatttttttaatcttatttttaataaaatataattaaatttatgcatatgttgtatacccaaaaaataataataataaagttatttaaaaataacatatttcaaGTTGAATCCAACTAATGGATTCatgggtaaccaaacaattttgaaTATGGATTCAGGAAGATCCAACTGTCAGactcaaggtaaccaaacagtcttaCATATGGATTCAGCTAGATTCCACCTGACAGAACCAGGGCAACCAAACAGGTTTTTTTATCAGAATCTAAATCCATATGAACCAGATTTTTAAAGAAGCTGATCCAATTTAAGAATCCGACTCATCGgacaccttcaaccaaacacaaccttatgGACTTTCAAAAACGTAATTCTTTTATGGAAGAGCCATCTATTGTAAAAGTTCTCATATTTCGCATTAATTATCATCAGAGATACAGTGGTATATATATTGAGGCATACGGTACGGTGGTATATATATTGAGGCAtacagttacatgtacatatcaaCCCTATACAAGTGGACAACAGGTTTAACCGACTATGTAACCGTTGTTGAGCTGGCAACACCAACATGTGGAGACGTATCCACAACATCCATGGTGATGGATGTGATGTAATAATTCTTACCATTTCTCGAATTTCATATGATATCATTTGTTAGGAACTTGGGTGGAATTCATCTTTAAAAATTAGTCAGAGGAAATGCCCAAATTACCCAACATGTGGGAAAGAATGTGGAACTATTTTTTTCGTCTTTAAGAATGCTCGGTGCTTCAAGGCCTCGATTCCCCCTTTCTGGAGCTGGATCGTCTCGGTTAACAAGGAGATTGAAGCTGTTATCTACCTCCCCTAGAGCCCTCCTCCATCAACAATGAGTGGACTCTCAGGTGAAGTTTCCCCCTCTCCCCCGGTGGGAACCTTCTCCTTTTTTGTGGATGTGGCTACTAGCTCTTGCGCAAAGGCGCTGGGCGTTGGCTATGTTGCTTTTGACCCTTGTGGTGTGATTTGATTGATTGCTTTCGTTTCGGCACCGATTGTGGTTGGTGAGGCATTGGCAATCCGAATGATTCTCTCATTTGTTTGCAAGTTGGGAATCCAATCGATCCTAATATCGTCGGATTGTATCTCCCTCGTCAAATGTttgtccccctcccctcctcctATTCTCCCCAGTTTCTCTTGTATTGTTCAGGATATTTGCATCCTGaaatcttctttctccttctgtGACTTTGTTCATATCAATAGGTCTGAGAATGGTTTGGCCTCAATTTTTCTAAATGGGCCATCTCCAGCCCGTTGAATTGTTTTGGGGAGTCCCCTTTTCCTAGGAATCCCTTGAGCATTGTAACGCCCTTTTTGAATCAGCAAAGTCAATAGATTTTcgcacccaaaaaacaaaaaaacatatttgACCGGATATGTGGTACAAATATATTGCCTTTGCACATAACCATCCATGAAACCTgctccaaaatttttttttgttctatttttctATAATCATTATATTAAGGTTATAAAAAAACTTTCTTCTTATCCATAATGACCCATAGATGTActacatcaattttttttttgagttgggGACTTTGGTGCTGTTTGCAATCTACATTTGTTTATGTGGAATGATTTCTTGAACCAACCACTTTGGAACTCTAGTAGGGCTCTAATATCGGCCACTTGGTAGGAATGTAGGATGGAGCCCAATTTTTTCAACCGATAGTAGTATTTaaaagggcaagagaacgctaatcggtcgtgtagcccctgcatCAGTGTGAGAGTCACAAAGAGTGCACGTAGAAGCATTAatttgaatgagattttttatttcactaggggttgagtagggatgtaaacggatcggattcggcttggatagtgctatatccgcatctgcatccgattagctttcggacagattcggatagtgctaaacgaatacggacacggatacggatcggatattttagccgcttacatgtaaatatagcttttcggatagctatagcctatccgtttagctttcgcaTCCGTGCTTAGCTTtgagacggattcggataaaaTGCTAACTTAcgtggatacggacacggagttggaaacggatttcagctattcatttacacccctagtgtTGAGTAGTCTTTTCATGCACGTGCTCCTATGTTTGGGTGTAGTAACCACATGGCCGGttaacattctttttctcttaaaatTATTGCTTATTTTGCTTTGTGAAAGCAAATCCAAGGACGTCTTGGattcaaaactttgaaacaaccaATCAActttaaaaaaaccaaagaggaagttttaaaaatattttgtatGACTTAGTAGTGATCCATCCATCATCTACCTAATACAAGGATAAGCAACAGGAGTCATCTATTTAAGTAGCACAAGCAAGCCTTAATAAGTAACACCAAAGCCAAGTAGTATTATTCTATTTAgtattctacccaaaaaaataaaattattctATTTAGTACtcaaaaagaaatgagaaaattatcaaattattcaaaaataattttcattttgtCAAACTATCCATCAAATCTTTCGTTTAActaaattatccaaaaaaaagggcaagagatctctacttggtgtcTTGGtgacatggtctctacacaagcgtctgagCCAATAGGTGAACAcgtctgggtatctacccaagggATAGAGACgacatctca
The sequence above is a segment of the Telopea speciosissima isolate NSW1024214 ecotype Mountain lineage chromosome 7, Tspe_v1, whole genome shotgun sequence genome. Coding sequences within it:
- the LOC122668068 gene encoding protein SRG1-like isoform X2; the encoded protein is MASSLGSDQEPQLGKPVQELAAINGREPPPRYIIRDGDHNETIDGNPSLSSSIPTVDLQLLSSPSTPANEKEAEMEKLGSALRSWGFFQAIGHGIPSSLLDELRNVAKGFFDLPTEEKLKYTGIDGSIDSYGTDSVVSDDQVLNWSDRLYLLVRPENQRNFRYWPDNPVRFREILHEYSMKTSLVAQATIKAMARVLGLEENYFVNQLGDQYRIYARFNYYPPCSKPDLVYGIRPHTDGGLITIVLQDPEVEGLQVLKDGQWIKVPIVPYALLINVADQTEIMSNGIFKSSMHRVLTNPDRERISLAMFYLLEIVKEIEPADALIDEVRPRLFRKVKVKDYEKEFNRSYSQGKRAINWAKV